One region of Halomicrobium urmianum genomic DNA includes:
- a CDS encoding DNA cytosine methyltransferase — MKVAAVDLFCGAGGLSYGLQQSGISVVAGIDQDPDCKYPYEQNIDGDYVRADVHALAQDPEPIAQMYPWDADLKVLAACAPCQPYSTMGHSKEKDHEDHQKWGLLNEVSRIAEYVEPDVVVTENVLQVKQEDGVYDSFIQSLESQGYHVNSDENKNVYCPEYEIPQKRKRWVVMASKRGPLSLPDPPIQNEDDYPTVKDTIDHLPPIEAGEVCDENDVHRARSLSKKNLERIDNMEPGGDWTLWEEEGLDHLLADCHRKASGRSYKAPYSRMRPDEPSPTITTQFYNYGSGRFGHYDTDQNRALSILEGALLQTFPEDYDFYDDWEDVGVSNLGRMIGNAVPPKLGEYMGQAILSHVGAAAPSVESSVADD, encoded by the coding sequence ATGAAGGTAGCCGCAGTGGACCTGTTCTGTGGGGCCGGCGGGCTCAGTTATGGCCTCCAGCAATCCGGCATCTCGGTCGTCGCAGGGATCGATCAAGACCCGGACTGTAAGTACCCGTACGAACAGAACATAGACGGCGACTACGTCAGAGCGGACGTCCACGCGCTGGCACAGGACCCCGAACCGATTGCACAGATGTACCCGTGGGATGCGGATCTAAAGGTTCTCGCGGCGTGTGCGCCTTGCCAGCCGTACTCTACGATGGGACACTCGAAGGAAAAAGATCATGAGGACCATCAAAAGTGGGGGCTGCTGAATGAGGTATCCCGGATCGCAGAATACGTCGAACCAGACGTGGTGGTCACCGAGAACGTACTCCAGGTGAAACAAGAGGACGGCGTCTACGACTCGTTCATCCAGAGCCTCGAATCCCAAGGTTACCACGTCAACAGTGACGAGAACAAGAACGTCTACTGTCCCGAATACGAGATCCCACAGAAGCGGAAGCGGTGGGTGGTCATGGCATCCAAGCGGGGACCCCTCTCTCTACCCGACCCCCCGATCCAGAACGAGGACGACTACCCGACGGTCAAAGACACGATTGATCACCTACCACCAATCGAAGCAGGGGAAGTCTGTGACGAGAACGACGTACACAGAGCACGTTCTCTCTCAAAGAAGAATCTGGAGCGTATAGACAACATGGAACCCGGTGGAGATTGGACTCTCTGGGAAGAAGAAGGCCTCGACCACCTTCTCGCGGATTGTCACCGGAAGGCGAGCGGACGCTCGTACAAGGCACCCTACAGTCGTATGCGGCCCGACGAACCCTCTCCGACGATCACGACGCAGTTCTACAATTACGGAAGTGGTCGCTTTGGACACTACGATACGGACCAGAACCGAGCACTCTCGATCCTTGAAGGGGCTCTGCTTCAGACGTTCCCAGAAGACTACGACTTCTACGACGATTGGGAGGACGTCGGCGTGTCGAATCTGGGCCGGATGATTGGTAACGCAGTCCCTCCGAAACTCGGTGAGTACATGGGACAGGCAATCCTCTCGCACGTCGGCGCTGCTGCGCCGTCCGTCGAGTCCTCCGTCGCCGACGACTGA
- a CDS encoding DUF6339 family protein, translating to MTETELHRLTEDGRRLVGESFMQGEAAITDEQLTEYVEPMPGRPTADLDRIDSAVEQVLEEYPEYDTAIDGALAEEIHRGLDITRRTAGDPGLWHWLAVVRYPDLVRHRWEYRSEEAMREKFLGAGSDLYSNAIHRLWWIAELTSRGDDYSTTDAVFANQTMVNKVFDRWFARYQPAVRAMCNELADEPSRVIDETTRRFNHALTNVQLEGLSENEAREMIRQIVAESR from the coding sequence GTGACCGAAACAGAATTACACCGACTGACCGAAGATGGACGTCGCCTCGTCGGTGAATCGTTCATGCAGGGCGAGGCAGCGATCACCGACGAACAACTGACCGAGTACGTCGAGCCCATGCCGGGTCGTCCGACAGCCGATCTCGACAGGATCGACTCGGCGGTAGAGCAGGTGCTAGAGGAGTACCCCGAGTACGATACAGCTATAGACGGCGCACTCGCTGAAGAGATCCACCGTGGTCTCGATATCACGAGACGAACCGCGGGCGATCCAGGCCTCTGGCACTGGCTGGCAGTAGTGCGGTATCCCGATCTCGTCCGGCACCGTTGGGAGTATCGTTCCGAGGAGGCGATGAGAGAGAAATTCCTCGGTGCGGGCTCCGACTTGTACTCGAACGCCATCCACCGGCTCTGGTGGATCGCGGAACTCACTTCGCGTGGTGACGATTATTCGACGACTGACGCGGTCTTTGCCAACCAGACGATGGTCAACAAGGTGTTCGACCGCTGGTTCGCGCGCTACCAGCCCGCTGTACGAGCCATGTGTAATGAACTCGCAGACGAACCGTCGCGTGTCATAGACGAGACGACACGGCGGTTCAATCACGCACTGACGAACGTGCAGCTTGAAGGACTGTCGGAGAACGAGGCACGAGAGATGATCAGACAGATTGTTGCCGAGTCTCGGTAA
- a CDS encoding phospholipase D-like domain-containing protein, with protein MTDDHDAICTNFAVVRQFDDLDRVVAIRDTILALNRSAVTRADVDRGLETPLTTREAAALFTCLQKNGAATQSATDERGFADYTFEVDPSEVDRVLTQQAAVIASDGRSSQTGQDDGVEFVATLPGGFEPTSARVRSIPDIASTIRNQVFDADSSVRIANPYFDPSLELVSDLASLPRRDIETRLLTRETADEEGDTRTTLNKMWDLIDEDHRDNFEVRDLYRWDEKQGSQAFATHAKIVIVDDRVCYVGSANLTDTSLSTNFEFGVVVEGDIVEDAATVFDEVFEYSHPVDLPI; from the coding sequence GTGACCGACGACCACGACGCGATTTGCACGAACTTCGCGGTGGTCCGCCAGTTCGACGACCTTGACCGTGTCGTCGCTATCCGGGACACCATCTTGGCTCTCAACCGCAGTGCCGTAACTCGGGCCGACGTAGATCGGGGATTAGAAACACCGCTGACCACCCGAGAAGCGGCTGCCCTCTTCACGTGTCTCCAGAAGAACGGAGCAGCGACTCAATCGGCGACCGACGAGCGGGGTTTTGCGGACTACACCTTCGAGGTCGATCCCTCCGAAGTAGACCGAGTACTGACCCAGCAAGCCGCGGTGATTGCATCAGACGGTCGTTCCTCCCAAACGGGTCAGGACGACGGGGTTGAGTTCGTGGCTACACTTCCGGGAGGATTCGAACCGACCTCCGCACGTGTCCGTTCGATCCCCGACATCGCATCTACCATCCGCAACCAGGTGTTCGACGCCGATTCGTCGGTACGGATCGCCAACCCGTACTTCGACCCATCACTCGAACTCGTGTCCGACCTTGCGAGTCTCCCCCGGCGAGATATCGAGACACGACTACTGACACGAGAAACCGCAGACGAGGAAGGCGATACACGAACGACGCTCAACAAGATGTGGGACCTAATCGACGAGGACCACCGCGACAACTTCGAGGTGAGAGACCTCTACCGATGGGACGAGAAACAGGGATCTCAGGCGTTTGCGACTCACGCGAAGATCGTGATCGTTGACGATAGGGTCTGCTACGTCGGAAGCGCAAACCTGACCGATACGAGTCTCTCGACTAACTTCGAGTTCGGCGTCGTCGTCGAAGGTGACATCGTTGAGGACGCTGCGACAGTGTTCGACGAAGTGTTCGAGTACTCGCACCCAGTTGATCTGCCGATATAG